Below is a genomic region from Vicia villosa cultivar HV-30 ecotype Madison, WI unplaced genomic scaffold, Vvil1.0 ctg.001376F_1_1, whole genome shotgun sequence.
CTTCTCTCAATTTTAACTTAAATAAACTGTTGGAAAACATGGTAGAGAGGACAAAATAATGTACAGAATAATTTGTGTAGTAGGGAAGTTTTAGATTACTTACACCATGACATAAATGAAAATAACTTTCTAACAAAATTGACCTAACTTATTAACTGTGTTAAGGCAATAATAGTAATAACCAAAGTGGTTATAAATTGAATGCTATTTTCAATGATGAAACCAGACTAAACTATATCACTTTAATTCACCTTTGTTTCTTCAAAACTTTGGCTTGTTCTAGTTTTcattcttaatttttagattgtttTTATACAGTTATTACTATGAGTAGTGAGGATCTGAAGAAAACTGGTTCTGTTGGCCATGAGAAAGTGTTAGCAGTATCACTCTCACAAGAGCAACAGGCAAAGGTATCAGTATTTTCATAATCTTACTTAATTGGACTCTTGGTGCATGCATACACATGAAAATCTTGAGTAAAGGGTGTGGTAGCTCATAATATTTTGCTGTATTTCAGATCATTGAGGTGAGAAAGATGATAGGAACATTATCAGAAAAGGAATCTGTGTATTGTACTGATGCATCGATTTCAAGGTACTTAAAATCGCAAAGTTGGAATGTCAAAAAAGCATCTCAAATGTTGAAGCAAAGCTTAAAATGGAGACGGGAGTATAAACCGGAAGAGATTCGCTGGGTGAGTTAGTTCTTTCCTGTTATCAATCACTCTTGATTTAATTTTGTTCTGATGTTGTTTAACATGTGGTTTCTTTGTCGGTTAAGGACGATGTTTCTAATGAAGCGAAGATAGGGAAAATGCATAGAGCAAATTATTGTGACAAGTATGGAAGACCGGTGATTGTAATGAGAACGGATCGCCAGGTTTCTTCTGAAAATCAGTTTTAATACTATATATCATCATGTCTATTGCAGAGCTGTGTTTGGAACGAGTGAAATCGGAAGATTGATTTCGTTTATGGACTTTATTTGTGCTGCAGAATTCGAAGTTGTTGACAGAAGAGATTAAGCATTTTGTTTACTGCATGGAGAATGCAGTTTTGAATCTACCACCTCTCCAGGAACAGGTGGTATGGCTGGTTGATTTTCATGGTTTCAATTTATCGAATGTATCATTCAAGATGACACGCGAAATTAGCCATATATTGCAAAAATATTATCCACAGCGCCTCGGATTGGCAGTCATGTATGATGCACCTGGGATTTTCCAGCCATTCTTCGCGGTAACAAAACAAAATACTTTTATCTTTTTGTTTCGGTGAAATTTTAATTACATGCTGCAAAAGAATAAATCCAGTACTATTTTGTAATGTAAAAGAATGAACTGTTGCAGATGGTAAAGGTTTTGCTAGAGTCTGAGAGTTACAAAAAGGTAAAGTTTGTTTATTCGAACGACCAAAACACAAAGAAGATTATGGAGGGTTTGTTCGATATGGATCAACTTGAACCTGCGTTTGGTGGGAACGACGACACAGAATTTGATATGAATAAATATGCTAAGAGAATGAAAGAGGAAGATAACAAGATGCGCTCCTTCTGGACACGGGCAAACTCTCTATCATTGTTCTCACACAATATTCCTTCTTCTGATTCAACTGAGTCAGAAGCAGATTCTGATGCTTCCAACAACGAGAAAACACTCGGTTCCTCTGCTCCTAACCCTGATCAACGTATCTTGGTTAATCATGTCGACAAAAAAACCATGATATCAGAATGAGATATTACTTGCAGCATGAGTTATATGCTATTCTATTTCTAGTTTGAAACCTACATTTAAGAAACATGGTGTATACTTTATCTTGGATTTGTTATGATAAATGACTTTACCTTGTAACTTTGAAgcttttgacatttaaaaataaaagacagAATACATACTTGCATTCAACAGAATTTTCCCTCCATCGCGGAGCAATGCTTGTTTATTGTTGAAAATGTTTTCAATAATTATTACAGTATTTCGACATTAGAGCTCGTATTTTTACAATCTCTTGCTCATCATGAGATAAATGTATCTAAAGTTTAAAGCTAGCCTACTGATACAAAGGCTCAACACTATGCTAGAACAACCATAACAACCTAGCTTTAGAAATATGAGCTAATATTGAAGGCACCTAGCAGTGTAACACTGAGAACAATCTCCCCATAGGTGATTTATCTGTGGAAGTATTTCCTGAAAGTGAAACAGACTCAGTATCAAAATTTAGCATATTAATAGAGGAAAAGGCAGAACAAAAACAGTAACTAGTTCTTATTCTTACCTAAATAATGTTATTATTGGAACATCTCATCCAACTTCTGTCTGTAAAGAGCCAAATGCTGTAACCAACAAGTAAATTTGTCAGTGCAACCTTCCAGACAAACTTCTAATATTCCTATAAAAACCGTCTTAAATGGGACGAAATATAGAAGCGAGTGTAAAATGCATACCTTGGTATAGGCATAAACTCCAGATTCAGTTGGTCCTGTAGGACTCCCCCTTCTAATGAATCTTCCCTCTTTGAAAATGTAAAGCATTGGAATTCCGGTCGACAGTTCTAAGCTAATGACCTGTCAAAATACGGAGGGGAAAATCATGTCTATGATATAGTTCTCCTATGCAAATTAAGAGCTAAAATATTTCTGAGTAGTCCAATCACCTCTTGGGAAGTTAACTTGTCGAGATACATGATAATGGATCTCAACGAATTCCCGTGTGCTGCAATCATGACGTTCTTTCCGGATAAAAGTTTGGGTTCAATCTGCAGCATTGATATCGATGGATCAGTTCTGTATCAAATTTGAGTTTAAAAGTTTCATTATATATCAAACTGAAATTTCCACGTACCCGGTCTCTGAAATAGGCTACCGCTCTTTCAGCGCACATTTCTAAACTTTCACCATTGGGAGGAGGTATGTCATAGCTTCGGCGCCACTCATGGACTTGCTCTTTGCCGTATCTGTCTGCTGTTTCTTGCTTATTGAGACCCTGTAGTTCTCCATACCTGAAAGGGCGACAATTATTTATGAATACACCAATAATACGGATCCGTGTTATTCATAGCCTTGTAAAGCAGAAGTTTCAAACATTAAGACCAAGAAAATGATTATTACATTCTTTCATTTAGTTGCCAAGCTGTTGTGACTGGAATGGACTGCTTTTTTGTATCTTCGCTAAAAACTTGACTCCATGCTTTTGCTTCCTCACTTTCGTCGTGCAAAACAACAGGCACCTGCAGGAAGGTTGATCGTTAATTTATAGAAAATGATATTTCAATACATTGCACAAGATAATCTTGGAATGGTGTAGACGGGAATTTAGTCGCTACTTTGTACATAATCAGCAATAACCATTGTAACCAAACCTATCAATTTTTCTATTGCCTGATTTTCTGGATTGTTGTGCAAGTATTTCTAGTTACATATTGTGTCACTCTTTGAGACCTGAAGATAGCTATCTATTTCTGTTACCTTCTTACGGCGGTGCTGGGTCATGGCAAGCATGGCTGTCATTTGTGCACGAATCAACGCAGATGTAAATATGACATCAACAGGTATGTTACTAATCTTTTTTCCAGCTTCGATTGCCTCATCTATACCCTTATTGCTAAGTGGTACATCAACACAACCAGTGAACAAATTCTTTTCATTCCACAACGACTCACCGTGTCGAATAAGGATCAAAGCTGCTTCATCTGATCCAGAACAAAGATAACAGTCGTTAGATAACAATAACAACATCCAATCATGACAACTTCAACTTTTCGAATGTCTAACAACCTAAAACTTGCGATCCAACTTCAATAACCAATCAACAAAAACATATTCGACAGAATGATAACAATAAATACAACTAACATGAAAGTTTATCATACTTGATTTCTTAGGAGTGTCACCACTGTTGCTTCTTGAAGGGGACAACACCGGATCAATAACCGACGTCTGAGAATGGGAAGCAGAAGACCGAATTACAAAATAATTCCTCCGACTTCTTCCAGTTGTCAAGCCATTATTACTAGGGATAAAATCCTTCATCGCCAATCTCAGCGAACCGCTCCTGAGTTTTTGGCTATGATTCAAATTACTAAGGTAAGAATGAGACTGCAAAGTCCCAATAGCATGGTTACATACTTCAGTAGCCATTGTCTGAAAGATTCAAAAACAACAAACTCAGTAAGACAATACATTAGTGTTGCCACAGCCACATCATGATCAAGAACACAAGAAACACATACTAGTTTGCCTATAAAAATGATCAATGCAAACCAAAGGAAAAAAAGAGGGAAAATCCCCACCTAACAAacaatttgaaacaaagtgattgcAGATCTATCTATAGGAAAGAGAACAATGAAACAAGAGAAAACCCACATAGAATTCTGAATTCATATGcatatattaacaaaaaaaaaacaaacttttgaTAGTAATAACATACATTAAGTTGAAAATCATGAATACAAATGAATGAGCATACCCCAGAtgcaaaaaatcaaagaaaacagCGAGAGAAAGAAGCAGAGGGAAACATGAAATAGAGAAAAATTGATATACCTTGTTTATATAATGATTTAGGCGAGAAAAACGAGGTAGGATCAATGGAAAAATGAGAATAGTGAAGAGAGGGAGGGTATAACGAAGTAAAGACGGAGTATAAGAAGAGAATCAAAGGGAGAGAAGAAAAAGAGGGTTGTTGTAATTGTCGCAAAGTAAGGTCAATTTATAGCGTTGGAAAAACGGAAGAAATCGAAAATTGGTCTTGTTTGTGTTCAAAAAGATACATATTTATGAACAGAACAACCTCCgagaaaggaaaataaaaaggaCAAAAAACCAAAAGAGTTGTCAAACCCAGGTtgtttcaaaaattttaaaaaaaattatttttagaaagtttttttaaaaaaattggttttttgttttttcttaacAATTGTTTCCTTTTTAACACAAATTTACAATTGTTTCAAAACTGATTTTTTGTTAAAACGATTActattttgtttttcaatttaattttaattcttttttaattattatattaaaaagagaaaaagggatatgcactaACAGTTTTACACTTTCAACCAATTACaatcatgtatctaattaaaacacaattttaatttaaaagattaatatgacatgacaagtgtaaggattttgattggttgtatgtataAATTAGTTCACACGGTCAGTGCACTATTAAAaatatgagttaaaaggtagtgtattgaccgtgtaaaataattttacagcGTCATCCAATAGAAATCTATCAATTCGCCATGTCATTgaattactttttaaataaaagaattgtttataCCGGCGTCACCTATTTTTTCTAAAAACATATTCTTTATGTAAattatactactattttttattttcttatattttaattaataattcaaattttaataaatttaatttaatttttttatatcattctctttttagaattttaaattaaattatatttttagttatttttaaataattttagttttggatatttatttgtctcatttattaaattttataaaaaaaattattattacaatTCTACCAAtccttaaaaaattattttttctattttttacaatagtttttttataaattatatgtttaatagtttttcttaacaatcgaaatttttaaaaacttatacaattatcttgttgtcaattttttttcttttttcaataatttattaattttttctaatttatttgaATTCTCGTGACAAACTGGTGACATATCCGCGGTCCTAACTAGAACCTGTGCGTACGCACGAGTTTCCCACtagtttttttaatcatttttagaaagtttatttttttaaaaaattgtttttttttcttaacaattatttcttttttaaaacaaatttacaaTTGTTTCAAAACtggtttttttgttaaaaaagattactattttgtttttcaatttaattttaattctttttttaattatactaTTTCATTAATATAATTTACAATAATATCAAAGTGctattactttatttttttcattatttgtcactttaaatgaattaaaattgtaattaattttatataaaaagatTATAAGCAGTTTTCTAAAATTaccttttattaataattttgaaaagaaaaattattaaattagaaGAAAAGAAAGTAATGAATAGTTAAAAATATGATTGTTGAAATTTAAATAGAATAACTACTAAAAAGAGATATGAAAGGAAATTTAAATAGAATTTAAGAGAGCATATTCGATTGAGATTTGAAATGACTTTCTTATGATAAAAAATCTTGTAATATcatgaaattcaaataaatttttcacaTAAGACAATAATTATGTCCCACAAGAAGATAAAAAAACCAGTTTTGAAACAAttgtaaatttgttttaaaaaggaaataattgttaagaaaaaaccaatttttgttacaaaaaaaaaaaactttctaaaaataatttaaaaaattagtgGGAAGCTCGTGCGTCCGCACAGGTTCTGGTTTGGACTGTGTTGAATGCactatagggcaagcaacaaaaagatTTGCAAATATTGattcgggaattatcgtcctcagagatggcgAGAATGTCATTCAACAATTTCAATTGTTTTGAACTCGGGTTTGAATGACAAAAGTATAAGAACGCAAAAGTAAAATATATGAAcagaaaagaattcattcttcggaaagataaGACTTATCAAGCTTTGTATATAATCCActtatcacaaacttaaacttatcgaccagttatactcaacctacgatactcgtctatgttatcacgtatctctcacatcagtgtccatctctagagcacctacgagatcaactcacaaccaaggttatctctaacgcaaagttgcgAGAACATACGTATTCTCGCAttggcgatctctcgcgcgcctctcaaacacgaaagcattaagaacggatacccacagtgattgttagctctaaatctatctctagagttcagaaactaacagataatcatcctagataagaattcaagaagtttatctctaaagcaacccaaatcccgagcacagagcaaaaatctaaaaacacaatcaacatagatttgtaaagcaagttttatataacgccatgatcaacaaatatacatgagttcaaagtaaaatcatatacaaaatctaaccaaagagaaatacacatagaagaagagaaatgaaccgaaaatcttctGATTTGTCAGTTCTGCTcgatgctcaatccacccccaatcaccaaatgcaacctccgaagttgttttctaagctaatctatccaaaaaaatgaaggttgatggagttgggaacaaataccccaaaaccataaccctaacatGTACAAATCAAGAGAATATAAACACAATTctgcgcaggtccgctaagcggactggTCTCGCTGAGCGGACCACACTTATTCCCCAAAATATCTGTAACAGTAAACGTAGCTCCGCTAAGCGGGCTACCTTCGCTAAGCGGACCTAAAACTTATTCCAGCCTCTGCCTTGCTCTGCTGgagctccgctaagcggacttacTGATACAAAACTTCCTTATTTAGCTCAAAAACTGCACAATCaaagtcgtgtcttcgacactttattcctcaaggctccaatatgcaTAACTACCTACAAAACACATGAAAAACCATCAAatgttataaaagtatatgaaaatacaactattcataaagtatacgtatttatacacaaaatggagaattattcaaacggtattaacaaaagtatcgacaagtgtcactatttacatacacaaaataagtacattttggaatttatcaaactctccccaacttgaaactttgtttgtccttaaacaatgtcaaataaatcaaagaattgaaagtaataaaccaaagaattgtgaatcaataagttttgaaaaccaaaaacaaatgtatggcttaatacaaaaacgtataaacaaagtaaatacttaccactatcctacaacgacaacatttaaacgaaacgaatcttaagcacaaaaagcatacaaaacattctaacacaatacatgttATCTCTTGAATCACACCTagaaaaatttcatcaatggatgaagaacacacaaatgtgaaggacttttaacactcatcccacaatcttgcaaacaaaagtcacattgaagatacaaaagcaagaatcacaagggcttttcaaggttgtaatgtgacttcattaacaaacaagggatatctCCTAAggctaatcaaaacaaaaactttcctaaacctaagggagtgatcaatccaccaaataTTCAAACAAGAaaacctcgattaaacttctttcttaaccacaagtttctcaaaccaatcacaatacttattagcacaattattcgcttctcttttctttttgtttttcaaaactttttcactttttttctttcttttcttttcacttttttttcttttcaacctcatagcaacaaccaaataagtacataatcatttttctccccaacttgaattcaaccacaccatcatatgaatactccctactttctaaggcaaggtaaaaattcataccaaaaatcatggttgagggtacaagaaaacaaagaatcaatcatccatgcgaaaatgagaactaaacactcaaagataagcatttagcaaaaacaacatggacattgacaaaaatctcaaaagggttaacaaatgatcacacattcacaaggtgaattgactatttagttatggtggttgtgctcaaaatgaaacaaaatatcttgatccttttcatgctttcataaaatcaacataaacaaaagattaagcataataaaatccagttaaaataaatattgtggcctccagcatatataaaCAATGGAaaacttcctcacatttatggtttgggaactaaagtgattcaatcaacaagcaagtaaagcaaaagaatgaatggtatggtaactgtacaaatgaaaagtttcctaaacatgttatgctatagaaagcgataaatg
It encodes:
- the LOC131634895 gene encoding 2,3-bisphosphoglycerate-dependent phosphoglycerate mutase 1-like → MATEVCNHAIGTLQSHSYLSNLNHSQKLRSGSLRLAMKDFIPSNNGLTTGRSRRNYFVIRSSASHSQTSVIDPVLSPSRSNSGDTPKKSNEAALILIRHGESLWNEKNLFTGCVDVPLSNKGIDEAIEAGKKISNIPVDVIFTSALIRAQMTAMLAMTQHRRKKVPVVLHDESEEAKAWSQVFSEDTKKQSIPVTTAWQLNERMYGELQGLNKQETADRYGKEQVHEWRRSYDIPPPNGESLEMCAERAVAYFRDRIEPKLLSGKNVMIAAHGNSLRSIIMYLDKLTSQEVISLELSTGIPMLYIFKEGRFIRRGSPTGPTESGVYAYTKHLALYRQKLDEMFQ
- the LOC131634896 gene encoding uncharacterized protein LOC131634896 codes for the protein MSSEDLKKTGSVGHEKVLAVSLSQEQQAKIIEVRKMIGTLSEKESVYCTDASISRYLKSQSWNVKKASQMLKQSLKWRREYKPEEIRWDDVSNEAKIGKMHRANYCDKYGRPVIVMRTDRQNSKLLTEEIKHFVYCMENAVLNLPPLQEQVVWLVDFHGFNLSNVSFKMTREISHILQKYYPQRLGLAVMYDAPGIFQPFFAMVKVLLESESYKKVKFVYSNDQNTKKIMEGLFDMDQLEPAFGGNDDTEFDMNKYAKRMKEEDNKMRSFWTRANSLSLFSHNIPSSDSTESEADSDASNNEKTLGSSAPNPDQRILVNHVDKKTMISE